A window of Chelmon rostratus isolate fCheRos1 chromosome 18, fCheRos1.pri, whole genome shotgun sequence genomic DNA:
cacatactatagTAACTTCAGGATTTTAGCCATTAGTGTGCTTTCACATCATACTATTCCACCAAATACACAAACTTGgagcaaacaacagacagaactgacagaaatctgtttgttttgctgataAAAACGACATAATGAATTCAAGTAAAAGTCAGTGAACAGTGAATCTGTAAAACCCCGCTCTGTTAGCGCAGTAAGGCACAAACTGTCAGAGGAACTGTCGTTAATACAGTGAGGTGACATGAGAGGCTCAGAGAAAACAATCCAGTCTGGTATTAAAACGGTTTCAATCGTTTCAAACTGCCTGGAACTCTTCCTCACCCGTGGCAGCTGGTTTAACTGCtcaccctcctccaccctgctgctCCTCGTTCAGGAGAGGCAGGAGTCCAGATGCTCGTTGATCTTTGACTCCTGCACCTTCGCTTGGCACACGGGACAGCTGACCATcagtgcagaggaggaggaggaggaggaggaggaggaggagggggtcacaccgtgcagctctgcagaggaatgcagggaggaggtagaggagggcgaggaggaggtggtggcaGGTCTTTGCTGCACTGCGGGTGACGATGCTGCTGAACTGCTGCCTGACGTCTTCTGGAAGAAGGAAAAGATGGCGGCTGAGCTGCTGCGGTCGTCCCACGGCCTCTTCCTCGATGCCTGACCCCCACCAGCAGCCCTTGTTGCACCGTCACCATCAGAGTGACTGAAGTACTTGGACTGTGACGGTTCAGCGGGGCTGCCTTTGGTTCCTGATGGAACGACAGTTCTGGGGGAGGAAGCTGAGTCTCGTTTaggaaagagggaagaagaagaggaggcacTCGTCCTGTTTGCTGATGTCAGTGAGTCTCTTTCAGTCCCTGTGTTCGAGGTGGAGGACTGACTCATTGACTTCCGGGGGCTTCTGCTGCTGAAGAGGTCTTCGATGGACCTctgcttgattttttttgcctcttggctgctgccgctgcaggATTTGGGGATCCTCACTGGCGAGCCGTTGATGCTGACAAAGACCCTTGTGTTACTGACAGACCTCTTTACAGGGGGCTTCTGTCCCGTGGAGGTAGCTGGTCTGATGGAGGGAAAGGTGCTCGAGGTCCCTTTGTGATCCGGGCCCGAACGAGCCGGAGGACTGAGGCCGTCGGCcggagagaagaggaggctggACGAGGCAGGCACTACTGGCGTGTCAGATGTGGAGGAAGACGTCGAGGACTGTGACTTCCCTCCCAGCAGGAAGCCTTTGCCACTGAACGGGATAATGTTCCTTATGTCCTGTGATCCTGAACCTGAGAGGGAAGAAACTaattttcagtctttctttgaGACGTCTGACAAATAAATGATTACACGATGCTGCGGAAGGATTCTTGAAATCATGTGGTGAACAGTGATTTACTCGACTCAACAAAAAATATTa
This region includes:
- the sprtn gene encoding DNA-dependent metalloprotease SPRTN, which translates into the protein MDDFLLAVQLQEQFNSEYETSLFSSNGFEDDGLGHSSKKRKVEVAGGSRDVVPYWKPAVQPERPMSIVDESWEMLDPNPDVRAMFLEFNDMFFWGKLSGVEVRWSPRMTLCAGVCSYEGRGGLCSIRLSEPLLKLRPRKDLVETLLHEMIHALLFVTQNNRDRDGHGPEFCKHMNRINKACGTKISIYHSFHDEVDVYRQHWWKCNGPCQNRKPYFGYVKRAMNRAPSAQDPWWEDHKRTCGGNYTKVKEPEGYGKKGKKDGKKDVKSSEKKAPGTGKPSGSGSQDIRNIIPFSGKGFLLGGKSQSSTSSSTSDTPVVPASSSLLFSPADGLSPPARSGPDHKGTSSTFPSIRPATSTGQKPPVKRSVSNTRVFVSINGSPVRIPKSCSGSSQEAKKIKQRSIEDLFSSRSPRKSMSQSSTSNTGTERDSLTSANRTSASSSSSLFPKRDSASSPRTVVPSGTKGSPAEPSQSKYFSHSDGDGATRAAGGGQASRKRPWDDRSSSAAIFSFFQKTSGSSSAASSPAVQQRPATTSSSPSSTSSLHSSAELHGVTPSSSSSSSSSSSALMVSCPVCQAKVQESKINEHLDSCLS